In one window of Agromyces badenianii DNA:
- a CDS encoding NAD(P)H-quinone dehydrogenase, which yields MAYEFERTQRIAVLGGGPGGYEAALAGAQLGAEVTLIERAGVGGSAVLTDVVPSKSLIATAEASNAVKEAADLGVQFYAKGSADKPVKPDVAINLAAVNKRLLGLAAQQSEDMRGNLIEAGVHLVQGEGRLDGPNAIIVSTAKGGTDFDRIEADTLVISVGASPRVLPSAVPDGERILTWTQLYHLQQVPEHLIVVGSGVTGAEFASAYRALGAKVTLISSRDQVLPGEDADAASVIEKVFKRNGMKVMNKSRAESVVRDGDTVVATLTDGREVRGSHCLMAVGSVPNTVDLGLEEAGVQLAESGHIRVNRVARTSMPNIYAAGDCTTFLPLASVASMQGRTAVFHAMGDIVNPPELRNITSNIFTQPEIATVGWTEKEIEEGVVPGVVYKLPLASNPRAKMMGIRDGFVKLFASSGSGAIIGGVIVAPKASELVFPMTLAVEHRLTVDQFAEAFPVYPSLSGSLTDAARAMHIVR from the coding sequence GGAGGACCCGGAGGGTACGAGGCGGCGCTCGCCGGCGCACAGCTCGGTGCCGAGGTCACCCTCATCGAGCGGGCGGGGGTCGGCGGTTCCGCCGTGCTGACCGACGTCGTGCCCTCGAAGTCGCTCATCGCGACCGCCGAGGCGTCCAACGCCGTCAAAGAGGCCGCCGACCTCGGCGTGCAGTTCTACGCCAAGGGCTCGGCCGACAAGCCGGTGAAGCCCGATGTGGCGATCAACCTCGCCGCCGTCAACAAGCGGCTCCTCGGCCTCGCGGCCCAACAGTCGGAAGACATGCGCGGCAACCTCATCGAGGCCGGCGTGCACCTCGTGCAGGGCGAGGGGCGCCTCGACGGGCCGAACGCCATCATCGTCTCGACGGCGAAGGGCGGCACCGATTTCGACCGCATCGAGGCCGACACGCTCGTCATCTCGGTCGGCGCATCGCCCCGAGTGCTGCCGTCGGCGGTGCCCGACGGCGAGCGCATCCTGACGTGGACGCAGCTCTACCACCTGCAACAGGTTCCCGAGCATCTCATCGTCGTCGGGTCCGGCGTCACGGGCGCCGAGTTCGCCTCCGCGTACCGGGCGCTCGGTGCGAAGGTCACCCTCATCTCGAGCCGCGACCAGGTGCTGCCGGGCGAAGACGCCGACGCGGCATCCGTCATCGAGAAGGTCTTCAAGCGCAACGGCATGAAAGTCATGAACAAGTCGCGCGCCGAGTCGGTCGTGCGCGACGGCGACACCGTCGTGGCGACGCTCACCGACGGGCGCGAGGTGCGCGGCAGCCACTGCCTGATGGCGGTCGGCTCGGTGCCGAACACCGTCGACCTCGGTCTCGAAGAGGCCGGCGTGCAGCTCGCCGAGAGCGGCCACATCCGGGTCAATCGGGTCGCGCGAACCTCGATGCCGAACATCTACGCGGCGGGCGACTGCACCACCTTCCTGCCGCTCGCCTCGGTCGCCTCGATGCAGGGGCGCACGGCGGTGTTCCACGCCATGGGCGACATCGTGAACCCGCCCGAGCTGCGCAACATCACCTCGAACATCTTCACCCAGCCCGAGATCGCCACGGTCGGTTGGACCGAGAAGGAGATCGAGGAGGGGGTCGTGCCCGGCGTCGTCTACAAGCTGCCGCTCGCCTCGAACCCGCGCGCGAAGATGATGGGCATCCGCGACGGCTTCGTGAAGCTGTTCGCGTCGAGCGGATCGGGCGCGATCATCGGTGGCGTCATCGTCGCGCCCAAGGCGTCGGAGCTCGTCTTCCCGATGACGCTCGCCGTCGAGCACCGGCTCACGGTCGACCAGTTCGCGGAGGCGTTTCCGGTCTACCCGTCGCTGAGCGGTTCGCTGACGGATGCGGCGCGCGCGATGCACATCGTACGCTGA